In the genome of Oryzias melastigma strain HK-1 linkage group LG4, ASM292280v2, whole genome shotgun sequence, the window ACAGATCTGACAAAGAGGAAAAGCAGCATTTCCCCCCCCAGAGTTCTCCTCTGCCCATCGAACCTTCAGCTGTTCCACCTGGTACAGCACTTCACTCACAAGGACTCTCCGGAGGGTGTTGTTATCGCGCAGGCTGGGGTAGTTTATGTGGTAAAGCTGAACGAGGCAAAACCGGGTGAGACTAAGATTTCTGGGCATGATAtcagttaaaactttaaaggaaaaaaatagtttgggGCATGTACAAAATAACTGAAGATTTAAAagccaggaaaaaaatataatgttcaTAATTTTTCATTACTTCACTGGTTAGGATTAGAAAACAATACTTAGAATAATACTTTACAGtctgtatattaaaaaaaaacaatactacaTTTatggtaactttttttttgtttgtttttcaaattaagggacagaaaatttacaagaataattGGGGAGAATAGTTGTTTAAAAGttgataaaagtgtttttgctaGAGTAAAAATCCTCTCAGTCAAAGCTGTAAATGTGAagcaaatttaaagattttttttacttcaaacatTGCAAAGAAtcttacattttcttatttGAATGGTCAGATCCAGCCCAGCAGTACAAAATCAAcagcaaattattttattttttaccatttaaacaCTAATCTTAAAGTGAAACAAGCTGCTTTCgacattgattaaaaatgaaacaaaaaaagaaaaaaaaatatttttgcattattgacacattttaatgtttttatttttaatgcatcaGGGAGCACTGCTTacattcattttctataaaCATAAGAAACTAATTTGTTGTTCAGTCAGTTGCTAAATTGTTTAGACTGAACtacatttgtacattttctgatcaacttttttgcaaacagtacttttttcctcatcttcaGTTCTAAAATGTTGCCACAAACCAGAAAGtatcaaatgttgcagttcatCAAACAACCTCTGGAGGCAGGCTGCAAAGAGGAGCAGTTTCCATAGACTCCTATGTTAAATAGTCgaattttatgcaaaaaaaaaaacgtatttacaGCCTCATTCAAGGATCTATTCAATATGCATCTCCTTTTTCTAGTCGCtgtgaggtttttgttttttttaatatacttgtttttatattaattatgtttttattgcttgcttttctattttatctgtttgtttctgttcttaTAATTATGAGGGGCTTATCTTATTATATTATTGCATGTGTGGGGTATAGNNNNNNNNNNTGATATATGCTACTACTATATAAAATACTATTCTGTTAAATAACAGAGTAGAAAGAAATTGTTGCATTAAAGAGTTGAGGTCACTTTCCCAATATCTGTCCGTACACTCACCAGTGTGTATGAGAAAACCTCCTCGTCATCACTAAATGTGTTGTGGTGATCTCTAACCCTGAGCCGGTGAAACACGCCGATCTGGGAGCAGAAGCCGACACTGTCATGCTGGCTGTGCAGAGCTTTTCCAACACCGGTGAACTCCACTTCATATCCATATTCTGAACACACCCTCAATGCCCTGAAAAAGGGTGCAGGATCACTAAAAGGCCCAGCTTTTTAGGACGTAAAAAAGCATGATTGATACTCTACCAGGATCTAAACTCTGCTTTGCTCCACTCAAACTTGTGATCTCTGTCCCTGAATCCCGACAGTCCAGGCAGAAGGGGGTTGAAGTCAGAGTTTGGAGTGCTGATCACAACTGCCCCGGGGCTCATGTAACCAAAAACTACTGCAGAGAAGTGCTCCACATCCGCAGGAGTCAGGTGTTCAATGCTGCGTACAGTCAGCAATCACAATTACATAGAATGCATATGTAAATATGGATCAGTGCTTCAGAGTCAAAAAGTCACTTACACCTCTATCGCAGTTGCCAGATCAAATCCTTTGAAACGAGAGTCTCTTTGAGTGACAGAACCTTTATATAGCTCTATGCTCAGCCAATCAAAGCTGGGCTGCAGGTAGTCAGTCGATATGGGAGCTAATCCATGCCTGAAGAAACAGAGACAGATATCTACAGGTCAGTAGCTGcaatatttgtgaaaaatgtctttattctgATCAGAGACTGGATTAGAATTGAACTGTGTACATGACCCTTGAAAAAATGTATCCGACTAATGTGATCACCCACCTTTTTGAGCCACAAGTTGACAACTCTACTTCTCCTTCTTATGAATTTGAAATAATGTGGACAGTATAAAGAAAGAATTATTATTACTTTACATACATGTATCTCTTGATTTTGGCTTCGTTGATGTCCACTCCAACCAAAAGCTCGATTTCGTGGTGAAACCTGAGCTTCTTCAGCAGGCTGCATTCTCCACAGCCAAGATCTACCACCTAAAAGTGAGAATGGAACAaagtaataaaatcaaattaaactttatttgcaataaagcacttttcattcCAGTTCAGCCACAGGAGCATTGCCCAGATAGCTGTTCTACCCTAAAAGTATTAAAACTGTGATTACTTTttctgttaagaaaaaaaagcagtaattattattttttttgtaaattagtaAAGTTCGCAAGTAGACTTTTTCGAGTACAGTTAGCTAAAGGGATTAGCTTTTGCGTCATTTGACAATTGAGCAGACGCTGATTTTGGAGatatattgttaaaaataaaatttaaaaatatgtgtttttagaTTCGTACCTTCTTAGGTTTGTTTTCCCTcacaaaatcaacaacaaattGGCGTCGTTGCTTGTGAAGCGCCGGGCTGAACAACGGTTCCATCTTTCAGCGCTGTTCGTTTCACCTCCGACCGCCAGGGGGCGCTTGTGTTATTTTGTCCACTTTAAATGCGTTGATATATTGATTAAAAAGTAGATATGtctgctaaaaatatttttttctttatgaagtggccctaatactccgtcgtataAACTGCTctgtttatattaaataaaaatatattatgtaaaaaaaaaaaaagtcaccatTTTGATGTTATTTAGTAAATTTGTCACAGCCTTGTGTCTGGATGATGCCATATTACCAAAGAcatattttgtctgtttgtttatgGACTTGTGGGAAATACAGCAAATAAACAATGACTGGAATAGTGGGAATCAGATTACAGTGCagtgtatttttcaaataacattttttaacatttaaagcacTGGCTTTGGTAACACCATCTCAGAAATTATCTTTAGAAGTTGCTGCCAGTGTATCAGGGACAGTGTCTTCTTTCCTGAAATGGACTGAGCACCATCATCTGCCAGGTTTACAATGAGTGTAGGAAAAGACTAGTCTTGGACCactatttgttttacatttaagtcCAACAAGTACATGAGGACAGCTAACCAGGTAAGAACTAAGTTTCTCCACTGTAGAACAAAAAGGCCACCACAGCTATTCAGCCATTGTTGTGGCAATGTACTCCAAACCTCCATCCAAACCTTTTAATTACATTcttactaaaaaaaaccttaaatatttttctcaaatacatttttggaaagcTGCATGCTGGGATTGTGTATTTGTCTTCtacaaaaacttgttaaaaatttcactttttaactgAAGGATGATAATTAGAGCAcagatttaacacaaaaaagcatCATTAgccaacagcatttttattttagtctttgaATGTTCACAAAAAGAGAAGTCATCATTGTAGAGAAAATATAATGCACGTTGTTAAAACATTGCTTGataaattataactttattcGTTTATGCTACATTTTTCAACAATCATTCATATAATCTAAAAATCCTCTTTCAATACAAAATTACTTGATAAATACCATTTTAGCAAGACTTTGTTGAACTGCTATAATTAATTACActataaaaagcttaaattcaTTAATATTCAAATCTAAATTCCAGGTTTGATTATTCTCTCTTTGGGATCTGCAAGATGCACTCCAAAGAATTGCACaactgattacattttttttcttttttttttacatttagccTCTTAAAGACCCTTCAATTGTCAAATGTAACAGAACTAATCCAAATGAtgttttgcttgtttctgtGTCGCTTTAAATCAATTGTGAGAATGATTTATAACGAGGATCCGGTGTTTCTGCACTTTGGCCAGGAGTAGCTGCTTTGGTTGACGGCGTTTCTGGCTGCCACCCTGACACAGTAGGTGGTCGATGCCTTGAGACCAGTCTCTTCGTAATAGTCTCCTTCCACCATTTCTACTCTTGGAGGTTGACCCGGCAGCTCCTCGGTCTGCTCCTCCTCAATCATGACTGTGTACTCTGTTGCGTCCTTCACTTTCCTCCATTTCACGTGCAGTGAACCTTTGCTTACTGTTACTGTCAGTACTTCTGGTACCTCCAAGACTAAAACAGTGAATAaagatggattaaaaaaagatttgattaCACCATATTAGCATGCAATTTACAACACTCACCTTCCCCTAGATCTGAGGACCCCTGATTATCCTGCACAGCTCTTCTTTTTCGCCCTCCCACTAAACCTGAGAAAGATAATAAACTGTGACTAAAATTCAGCTTTGACTGAAGCAATTTACCTTCACagctcatttcatttttatttattaaatacacttgcatttacattaGTATATGTTCAGTTAATAACAAAGACTAAGCAGGTAGAATGTTATGGGGAATACATGGTGATGTCTGCAGCATTCCTTCTTATTGTTAGTTATCAAATCACTGTAACAAGATCTGTCTAAATGTCTTCACGGAGTACTTTCTTCTGAGCAATCAAAATCCTTAGAATtgaattaaagaagaaaaatgacacaaaagagccagaattgtattttatttttgtccagacgatgggGGACGTTGCTCCATCTTACCTGTAATATTTTGGCTGGGGTTGCTCTCCCCCACTTTATTGACAGCAGTGACTTCAGTGAAACTGGGGTCAAAGTTGGTAATCTGGCAGGAGAGTCCGGTAGTGTTGCAGAGGACCGCACGGCTTCCGCCTGATACGTTGTAGACCATGTAGTTTGTGGCAAACACTGATGCGTTCCAGGAAAGCACAACTGACTGCATGCTACCAATGTACTGCACCATCTGTGGAGCGCAGGGAGCTGTACAAACACagttacattaataaaaaacagtGCAATCAAGAGTATATAAATAAGTTCAATATATCAGTTttaatatatactgtatatattaaaatctaagatttgtgttttgcaAATAATATTTTCCAAGAATTACTAGTCATGActtggagaaaataaaaatcctgaaCTTTTACCTgtgattccagaataaatacTGGATGGCTTGCCGACTCCAGCTGAGTTTTTGGACTGTACTGTAATATTAAAAGTTGTGCTGCAGGGCATCGGCAGCTCAAAGTACGGCCTGTCCCACCAGTAAGAGGAAACATCCATCAGGGCTTGTGGGTTGTTTCCAATTTTACCAGTTATTTTTGTCAAGTACTCCACTTTTGAACAGTTGACTCTATCCCATGATATCATTGCCCAGTACATTTTCTTTATCCTCTGCATACGGACTTTCAAAGAAGGTGGCGGACATGGaactgaaaaaggaaaacaattcatttcattctaatttagctttttaaacCTTACATTACCTAAAGTCAATAGGTGTGTGTCATTATATTGAAGTTTTATTAATTACCTGCTCCTGCCTGCACGGTTGGGCTAGAGGAGCTGTTGCAGAAGCCATCAAAGGATTTAATGGTGAAGTTGTAAATGTCGCCACACTCCAGGTTTTCAAATGTGCAGGAAGAGGAAGCGCTGCTACAGAACAGGTTTTTTCCGTTCATGGATGCAGCGTGGCTGATGTACTCCACTGCTCGCTCTGTGCTGTTCCATGATAGTTTGCCAGAGTTTGTCTGACAGTCAATTTCCACGGTTGGATTGACAGGAGGACAAGGTACTGGAAGAACAGAGAGTTAATAGGatgtggtgaaaaaaaaaacgggaagATCTAGCAGTCTTAAGGTGGAATGCATCTATGGAAAGCTTTTGCAATGTTAAACTCCAATCGATCATGGTTGCCTTTACCTGTTTTGAAGGAGGACAGGCTTGGGAGGCTTCTGCATGTGGCTCCACTGGCAGTGATGTTCAAGCTGTACTTTTGACCACAGTGAAGACCATCCAGAGAGCAATTGTTCACTGATGTGTTGCACGTGGCAACATGTCCATCTGGCCCTGTGGCTGTCAGCTGGTAGGATGTGGCCACCATGGATTTTTCCCATGACACTGCAGCTCCATTAGTTTCACACAGTGGTACCACAGACACATTGCGAGGAGCACATGGggctaaaaaagaaacacaaaccttaacaatgcttttgttgttgtttacctgagagttattttaattattttattgaaacattCAATAAAGCAATAGGAGGATTTGGCCATTGAGATGCAACATCTCATTTTCGAAGGGTTTCTCCTTTTAGATTTATACCAAAAAAGATGACAAAGTATGGTTAAGaacaaacaaagagaaacaaagaTATTTTCATAGTTCAAATACCTGTTTCAATCTTCTTTGGAGGACTCCTGAGGCTGCTGCACTTATCAGAGGAGGTTGATACAATAATTCTGTAGTTAGTGCCACACTGCACATCTTGAAGGACGCATGACACTGATGAGGTATTACAGGAAAGGAAGGTTTTATCGTCAGCCTCTGCTGTAACTACATAGACAGGAGTGCCTTGTGTTCGCTCCCATTCAACCAATATGGTGTTATTGTTGCATCCTGTTGTTGCTTTGACTGACTCCAGAGCACAAGGTCCTGAGAAAAAGGCAATGAAATTTCTTGAAATcctcttaattttatttctccatTTTAGTTGCTTCAAAGTAGAACTGAATACCTGTCTCAATCTGGAAGGTGGTACTGTGATTACTGCTGCAGTGCTGGTTTACACCGATAACATTAAAGGTGTACTGGGTCCCACACTTAAGATCTGGGACACTGCAGGTTGAAGAGGAAGTCGTACAGTTGGAGTTGTGCCCGTCCGCTGCTTCTGCATGCACAAAGTAGCTGGCTGCACCTTGAGAAGGATTCCAGCTCACCCAGACAGAGTTTGAAACACAGTCCAGCCGCCCTTCAGGTTTCATGGGCACACATGGAGCTTTTGAGggagaaagacaaaagaatgaggtgggactttaaagtcattttagtcttttaaatataaaggaAGCGGGGGTAAAAAGTGCATAGATGGGCGATAACTAAACAATCCTCACCATCCTActtcaaatttacaaaaacaagatCAATCAACCAtgaataaactttttaatttttctttttgaactcATCAGTTTTTTCCATTGTTTACCTGAACAAGTATGCACCACAGGACTTGTTTTACTCTCACAAGTATCTCGGACTGACAGCACTGTGACGTTGTAGTGCTGTCCACAAGGCAGATTACTAATAGTACAGGTGGTTCCAGTGGAGTTACAGTAAAGTCTTGCCCCTGTGTTGCTCACAGCAGCTACATGGAAGTATTGAGCATCTGTATTGGGGGACCAAGAAACAACCATTTCTCCTTTGGCACATTGTGCATCAACTACTACATTCTGGGGTGGGCAGGGAGCTGAAAGGGAAATCAGAAATGAAGCTGTTCAGTGAGTCCACTCTTAGGAAttgaaaacatacaaaatttAAGGagaatttggttttgtttggttaTGTTTACAGTACCTGTTCGCACATAAGCCCTGTCGCTGACCACGCTGGAGCAGGACTCATCCTGCCCGAACACGCTCACATTGTAGATTTGTCCACATTGCAAGTCTCTCAGATCACAGTGAGTCTCAGTGTTGTTGCACTCAGTCCAGTGACTTCCATCTTTTGTCACACCTACAGCTACATAGGTGAGCGCTCCGCTGGCTTTCTCCCATGTTACTGCAGCTGAGTTTGAGAGGCAATGTAGCATAGCTTTGATGTTGGTTGGCCTACAAGGCACTGTGAGAAAGAATGTTGTTAATAAATTGTTGCAAAATTTAATTAAACCGTGCTtgatacataaaaatatgacaatgtTCGGGTTATGGTCTTTTTGTGCAGTTTATTTAGCCTTTACGCATGTGTATGGGGACTTATTATGGTATACACTTGCCCAGTCTTGttatttcaagataaaaattacaggaaatgaaacaaatctttttaaaataaaagcagttaaGAGTATCACTTGCATTGTTTGTGCTGTTCTAGGTTGgactgaaaaacaataaatttccCCACCCCGTGGGATTAATAAAAGTACCTTGAATTCAGTGATTCACTAATACAGTGATATACAGATTCTCCCTCCCAACTCGCCCTAAATGGACATTTGGTTCGGGCCCCCTTGGTGTCACTTATTGACTTTTGActttttaggtgtccccaactcatcgttttttggtGTGCtgggtgttcccattaaatcacgggtcctcAACCCTAGGAATGCGGTACCAGAAGTGGTAACAGACGAGGAACTAGTATGGGGTCAGGGATATGGTTCCGCTCCACGTTCCGAGGAGTGAGGGACCCTGATTAGCCTCTATGGCCCCCGAACCGAGCGGCCCTCAAACTGGTACCGGTGCACGCCCCAGAGGTtgcggacccctgatttaatgggaacagccagcacgtgaaaaaaaaaacgacaagttggggacacccaaagtgtCAGAATGGGACACAGAGGGTGCCTGAACTATACATCCATTTATAATGAGTTGGGAGAATGAAAATGGGTTGACAAATCATATGCTACTTAAAACTTTCTTCATTTAAAAGCTTctgtatttaaattatttaaaaatcttataaaaaataataataagagtAATAATAATCTTTGAACTGACCATAAGTTCTGACATACAATATACTCAATCATATTACACACTGGACTGCTGATATTTACCTGACATGAGGTTCAGGAAAGCATTGCTGTTATCACAGCGTCCATCCTGAGCTGTGATTGTCACGTTGTAGAGCTGACCACAGTGCATGTTCAGCAGCTCACAGCTGCTTTCCCTGCTGTGACACTCAGTTTTATGCCCATCGGGTCCATAAGCCAGCACCTGGTAGGATGTGACCCCTTCCCCTTCTTCCCACGACACTACACCTGTGTCATTGCTGCACACCATCTCTGCTGTTACATGCTGTGGGACACATGGTACTGCAAATGGAAATATTTGAACAAGAAATTTTATTAGTTGAGTTCTTAAGAGATGTATGTTTTTGCCAATCGTTATTAAAGGTCTTGAATAGATGAGACTTAAATGTACCCGTGCCGATCTCCACCACAGAGCTTTCAGTGCTGTTACACACATCATCGGAAGCAATGACGGTTATTGTGTAGTTCAGGCCACGCAGCAAATCATCCAGCAGACAAGTTGTCTCAGTGTTGCTACATGTGGAATTGTATCCAGCACTGCCTTGGGCGACGGTTGTGTATGACAAAGCCCCTTTACTCGGCTCCCAAGAAACCATCACTCCACCAGACTCGCAATCCACCCGGGCCTCCACCTGCTCTGGCATGCACGGTGCTGCAAGAAAACACAGGAACACACACAACCGCTTGAAGTTTCATATCAAGTAACCATGCATACAAAGAAACCAAACTTCACAGGGCTTTTCATCACAGTTAGTGACTGATATAAAATTTCCCTGATTCTTACCTGCCTGCAGCTGTTCCACGTCACTCTGCGACACATTGCACACACTGTTGATGGCAATTACACTGATGTTGTAGGTGAACCCACACATGAGATCTGTGAGCACGCAGAACTCCGAGTCAGTCACACAGCCAGTTTCATGTTCTTCCACGCCGAAGGCTTGAACAATGTAAGACTCAGCGCCAGTGCTGGCCCGCCATTCCACATGTGCCGTGTTGCTGGAGCAGTCCAGCACCGGAACGACATCCTCAGGAGGACATGGgactaaagaaagaaagaaaagaaaagttaatgTATCATTTTTAGTCATGCACCtatgtaaattaaatttgttctctacatttgacccatcccctgggggagcgatGAGTCACAGCCGtgctctggaaccatttggtgattTAACTAACCAATCCAACCCATTAAAGCTAAATGTCAAGTTGGGAGGTAAtcgtcccatttttagagtcttggGTATGACTCTGCCATGGGTTTGAACTCACAactttccagtctcagggtgaaTATTCACCACTACACACTGAACTggaatgtcttcattttccttctgACCACCAGAAGAGGTGGTAGATTGTAGAGCATTTGTCCATTTCTTACTCAAACTAGATGAAATAGGTAGATGTAAcgaaatttacttaaaattaatTCAGAGTTCATTCATATCCTCATGGATCTGGTAGAGATGAAGACGAGTTTTGAAGATATGCAATTTTGGTAAATAGAGAAATAACAGGGAACATTTGAGaggttatttttggaaaatggaAATCTGATGAAAAGTATTGCtgttaaacaaaacaatgacaGAAATTTGGGTTGTGCATTTACTCttggaaaatgtatttgtagaaGACTCCAGATTAAACTTTcccagtgttttcttttaaatatttttaaagataaaattttgttttacagtGCAGTTTATCCTTATTCAAAAGCtttgacattttagttttataatcGTTGGTGTTTACCTGATTCAACCTCCAAAGAGGTGCTGGGGGGGCTGCTGCACTCATCGTTGGAGGCCAGTGTGACCATGTTATATATTTGGCCGCACTGCAGGTTCTGCAGCTCACAGTTTGTGAAATTAGAGTTACAGGTGGAAACATGGCCGCTTGAAGACTGGGCCGTAGCAGTGTAGTACAAAGCACCCTCTGCATATTTCCAGTCCAAGAGAGCAGAGTTGGTGTAGCAGTCCAGAATTACAGAGCCCATCTTGGGTGTACAAGGAACtgtgaggtaaaaaaaaacatacatgcgTGACACTACTGCTGAGAGCAATATTTTATACAATAATTTCTAAAATGAGAACTGAAGTGAATCAATTTGCTCTACCTGGACTGAACTCTACGTCTTGGCTGGGCAGACTTGAGCAGGTTTCACCTTCTGCCACAACCTGGACAGAGTACGGGTGTCCGCAGGTAAGGTTGGTTAAAGTACACGTTAGCTCTGTTGTCTCACAGAAGATCCTATCATTCTGTGTGCTTTCAGCCACCACTTTGTAGGACAAGGCGCCATTGCTAGTGCTCCAGGACACAACAGCTTGGTTATTGGAGCAGTTGACCTTTACTTCCACATCAGCAGGAACACAAGGAACTggacaaaaaagggaaaaaattgaagttaaataCCCATGTGTTCATTCAGGCATTTTAAAGTTACCCAAAACTtctattttaactaaaatagtttattagttTTGAAAAATCTGTAAGGAAAAGGCTATGGAATATGCAGTAAAGATAGTCAAGAAGCTTTCCTCTGCCATTGTATGATTGTTAAAGAATCTTTAATATTACCTGACTGCAGTACATCAGCTGCACTGGGGTCAGAGTCACACATCTTGTTTGAGGCAATCACTGTCACTGTGTAGTTCTGCCCGCAGGGCACATGGGGCATACTGCACTTCTCTCTGTCAGACCAGCAGCTCTTTGACTCGCCGTCCATTGGTTTCACAGTCGTGGTGTAGAACTCTGCCCCAGCTGAGCCGGTCCATGACACCATAGCAATGTGCGATATGCAGTTCATGTGACTGGAGACATCGGTGGGCGGACAAGGCTCTGAGAGAGGACAGAAAGCAAAAATAGTGagggaaaaatagaaaaaaaacaattgtatgGACTAAATATCCTCAtggatgtgtttgttttgacaaaaaaacatgacagaaaagtattgtgtttttttttttttttttttgttcgtctAATCCTGAGAGGGTCCTGATGTTCAAATATAATTCCTACATTGTGCTGCACaagtttccatttttatttaaaaaaaaccctcatatTTCAACTCAAGGCATTTTTGCAGTCAAATGTTTTGTGGTGTGAAATAAGCATCTACCTGACGTGAGCTTTGATGGCGGACTGGCACGACTTGTACACACAGAGTCGGCAGCCTGCACTGACAGGAAGTACTCTTGACCACAGAGGAACTCAGAGATGAATGTCCAGGTTTCATTCGTGCTGAGCTGAATTTTGTGCCCACTGTTGGTTTCTGCTGTTGCGATGTAAAACTCAGCAGCTTTGCTTTCATTCCATGTCATCGAGCCCACCTTAGGAAAACAATCATCCATCAGTCATTTGAGTTCTTAAAAGAGTTAATATTCTCTAAAaccttgggaaaaaaaatgtagtcacCTTAGTGGTGCAGTTAAAAGAGTATTCCAAGTTCTGAGGAACGCATGGTGCTAAAAACACAAGTCAAAAGTCTGTCAGTTTtccatttattatttgttataaaaatagCATGTCAGCTTTAtgtgtatttaataaaaacattacccACCCATCTTAATTGTGGTGCTGTTGCTAGGCACACTGGCACACTTGTAGTCAAGGGCAATGACGTTTACTGTATACACTTCCCCGCAGTGAAGGTCAGTCCATGTGCACGTAGTGGTGTTTGTGGTGCACTGATGAGTGTGGCCATCCTCCCCCATTGCTATGGCCAAGTAGGAGTCTGCTTTAGCACCCATGACCCATCCGACTGAGCCCAAGTTGTCCTCACATTGTGTGAAGCTATTTACATATTCAGGAACGCAGGGACCTGAGGACAAAAGGGGTTGCTAAGACTAAACTCACGACAAACTGCTAAGTGCAAGACAAAACGATCACATACCCGTTTTGAACTGTTCGGGTGCGCTCACAGTTCCATCACATCCCGAGTTATCCAAAGCCGTTACAGTGAAAGTGAACAGTTGTCCGCAGGGTAGATCAACGTCTATGGTGGTATCATTGGTTTTTAAAG includes:
- the henmt1 gene encoding small RNA 2'-O-methyltransferase, with amino-acid sequence MEPLFSPALHKQRRQFVVDFVRENKPKKVVDLGCGECSLLKKLRFHHEIELLVGVDINEAKIKRYMHGLAPISTDYLQPSFDWLSIELYKGSVTQRDSRFKGFDLATAIEVIEHLTPADVEHFSAVVFGYMSPGAVVISTPNSDFNPLLPGLSGFRDRDHKFEWSKAEFRSWALRVCSEYGYEVEFTGVGKALHSQHDSVGFCSQIGVFHRLRVRDHHNTFSDDEEVFSYTLLYHINYPSLRDNNTLRRVLVSEVLYQVEQLKVRWAEENSGGGNAAFPLCQICEEMKELQIEAHTEVEEKQKEAEERLGACAEQPLWTSSLHHQDLLNRYVTVPLSSLWSHCPKIKKLSGSLVNLRHLLMNEPAVKLSDDGRTVLVKYQEEDEEEDFDFHLEDGGLTEVSCCSDSFEQEENWETNI